From a single Gadus morhua chromosome 3, gadMor3.0, whole genome shotgun sequence genomic region:
- the tmc7 gene encoding transmembrane channel-like protein 7 isoform X2 has protein sequence MFYSARTGPTNPLLDQLPSYQSLLYRRKPANGGSKRRSSSRTRMGSSGSGRWGGATVALREEKTPPLQRPVRELPRTMAEKRRDREQRLEQDRELSSWRQRRRSLHRSLKRLRADLQERLSSLVLWRGDIHLIEGMFGTGILSYFSFLRFLVLLNLVIFLLMFSFVMLPIIIAPHAGGNVTFNQADGSVCSVYPTSARRGLVIFHEHITDLLSGGGFLEQTYLFYGYYKVHAISFPGFTYNLPLAYLLVTVAYLCLSLVWIVQRSATGFKRNLIQDEDRFQSFCNKIFAGWDCCITNEDAARLKRSSLLYELKTDLEEERIKQKIADRSRKERCRIYTIRLILNVFVIAVLAACFYSIYRATIFSQKAQMEKVNFMRDLIYEYLPSIVITLANFITPLLFSVIINFEDYSPAFEIRFTLMRCVFMRLTSIGVLLFSLWSQITQCKEGPCLCGYNHQLYSCWETRVGQEMYKLTVFDFIIIAAVTIFVEFPRKLMVNYCGCGLMRWWGQQEFAIPQNVLEIVYGQTICWIGTFYCPLLPAICTIKYFFIFYIKKVSLVNNCRPATRPFRASSSNFFFLVVLLIGLALASLPVMVGVGQINCSQACGPFVNYTVSWEVLPRTVSLLPNKALRDLLFALASEAVAVSLFVITCVGMFYVIALAGAHKRVINQLREQLVMEGRDKRFLIQKLCQAQRMTPARPPVPPGGPQPLARAGRDGSAGSRSSWGSPSYHTSFSTNHSDAMFLANAPPHGSTHV, from the exons A TGTTCTACAGCGCCCGCACCGGGCCCACTaaccccctgctggaccagctGCCCAGCTACCAGTCGCTGCTCTACCGCCGCAAGCCCGCCAATGGGGGGTCCAAGCGCAGGAGCAGCTCCAGGACCCGCATGGGGTCCTCGGGCAGCGGGAGGTGGGGCGGCGCCACGGTGGCCCTCCGCGAGGAGAAGACCCCGCCCCTGCAGAGGCCGGTCCGGGAGCTGCCCAGGACCATGGCGGAGAAGCGCCGAGACCG agaGCAGCGTCTGGAACAGGACCGGGAGCTGAGCAGCTGGAGGCAGCGGAGGCGGAGCCTGCACCGGTCGCTGAAGAGGCTGAGGGCCGACCTGCAGGAGAGGCTGAGCTCCCTGGTGCTGTGGAGGGGAGACATCCACCTcatagagg gaatGTTCGGCACGGGGATCCTCTCCTACTTCTCCTTCCTGCGCTTCCTGGTTCTGCTCAACTTGGTCATCTTCCTGCTGATGTTCAGCTTCGTCATGCTGCCCATCATCATCGCCCCTCACGCCGGCGGGAACGTGACCTTCAACCAGGCCGACG gcAGTGTATGCAGTGTGTATCCCACCAGCGCACGTCGAGGCCTGGTCATCTTCCACGAGCACATCACAGACCTTCTCTCAGGCGGG GGCTTCTTGGAGCAGACCTATCTGTTCTACGGCTACTACAAGGTGCACGCCATTAGCTTCCCTGGGTTCACCTACAACCTGCCCCTGGCCTACCTCCTGGTGACAGTAGCATACCTCTGTCTCAGCCTCGTGTGGATCGTTCAACG GTCTGCCACCGGCTTCAAGAGGAACCTCATCCAGGACGAGGATCGTTTCCAGAGCTTCTGCAACAAGATCTTCGCCGGCTGGGACTGCTGCATCACCAACGAGGACGCAGCGAGGCTCAAGAGGAGCAGTCTGCTGTACGAGCTCAAG ACggatctggaggaggagagaatcaAGCAGAAGATCGCCGACCGCAGCCGCAAGGAGAGGTGTCGTATCTACACCATCCGGCTGATCCTCAACGTCTTCGTCATCGCCGTCCTGGCGGCCTGCTTCTACAGCATCTACCGGGCCACCATCTTCTCCCAGAAGGCCCAGATGGAAAAG GTGAACTTCATGCGGGACCTCATCTACGAGTACCTGCCCTCTATCGTCATCACCCTGGCTAACTTCATCACCCCGCTGCTCTTCTCCGTCATCATCAACTTCGAGGACTACTCCCCTGCCTTTGAGATCCGCTTCACCTTGATGAG gtgtgtgttcatgcgtctCACCAGCATCGGAGTGTTGCTCTTCTCCCTGTGGTCTCAGATCACGCAGTGTAAGGAGGGGCCTTGTTTGTGCGGCTACAACCACCAGCTCTACTCG tgcTGGGAGACTCGAGTGGGCCAGGAGATGTACAAACTCACCGTGTTCGACTTCATCATCATTGCCGCCGTCACCATCTTCGTGGAGTTCCCCCGCAA gctgatggtgaactactgcggctgcggCCTGATGAGGTGGTGGGGCCAGCAGGAGTTTGCCATCCCCCAGAACGTCCTGGAGATCGTCTACGGCCAGACCATCTGCTGGATCGGCACCTTCTACTGCCCCCTGCTGCCCGCCATCTGCACCATCAAGTACTTCTTCATCTTCTACATCAAGAAG GTGTCCCTGGTGAACAACTGCCGCCCGGCCACCCGTCCGTTCCGGGCATCCAGCTCCAACTTCTTCTTCCTGGTGGTCCTCCTGATTGGCCTGGCTCTGGCCTCTCTGCCCGTCATGGTGGGCGTCGGCCA GATCAACTGCTCCCAGGCCTGCGGGCCCTTCGTGAACTACACCGTGTCCTGGGAGGTTCTGCCCCGCACCGTCTCCCTGCTGCCCAACAAGGCGCTGCGCGACCTCCTCTTCGCCCTCGCCTCGGAGGCCGTCGCCGTCTCCCTCTTCGTCATCACGTG TGTGGGCATGTTCTACGTCATCGCCTTGGCCGGAGCTCACAAGAGGGTCATCAACCAGCTCCGAGAGCAGCTGGTCATG GAGGGGCGGGACAAGCGGTTCCTGATCCAGAAGCTGTGTCAGGCCCAGAGGATGACCCCTGCGCGGCCCCCGGTCCCCCCGGGGGGCCCCCAGCCCCTGGCCCGAGCGGGCCGGGACGGCAGCGCgggcagcaggagcagctgggGCAGCCCCAGCTACCACACCAGCTTCTCCACCAACCACAGCGACGCCATGTTCCTGGCCAACGCCCCCCCACACGGGTCCACGCACGTCTAG
- the tmc7 gene encoding transmembrane channel-like protein 7 isoform X1: protein MDNDSVFYSARTGPTNPLLDQLPSYQSLLYRRKPANGGSKRRSSSRTRMGSSGSGRWGGATVALREEKTPPLQRPVRELPRTMAEKRRDREQRLEQDRELSSWRQRRRSLHRSLKRLRADLQERLSSLVLWRGDIHLIEGMFGTGILSYFSFLRFLVLLNLVIFLLMFSFVMLPIIIAPHAGGNVTFNQADGSVCSVYPTSARRGLVIFHEHITDLLSGGGFLEQTYLFYGYYKVHAISFPGFTYNLPLAYLLVTVAYLCLSLVWIVQRSATGFKRNLIQDEDRFQSFCNKIFAGWDCCITNEDAARLKRSSLLYELKTDLEEERIKQKIADRSRKERCRIYTIRLILNVFVIAVLAACFYSIYRATIFSQKAQMEKVNFMRDLIYEYLPSIVITLANFITPLLFSVIINFEDYSPAFEIRFTLMRCVFMRLTSIGVLLFSLWSQITQCKEGPCLCGYNHQLYSCWETRVGQEMYKLTVFDFIIIAAVTIFVEFPRKLMVNYCGCGLMRWWGQQEFAIPQNVLEIVYGQTICWIGTFYCPLLPAICTIKYFFIFYIKKVSLVNNCRPATRPFRASSSNFFFLVVLLIGLALASLPVMVGVGQINCSQACGPFVNYTVSWEVLPRTVSLLPNKALRDLLFALASEAVAVSLFVITCVGMFYVIALAGAHKRVINQLREQLVMEGRDKRFLIQKLCQAQRMTPARPPVPPGGPQPLARAGRDGSAGSRSSWGSPSYHTSFSTNHSDAMFLANAPPHGSTHV from the exons ATGGACAACGACTCGG TGTTCTACAGCGCCCGCACCGGGCCCACTaaccccctgctggaccagctGCCCAGCTACCAGTCGCTGCTCTACCGCCGCAAGCCCGCCAATGGGGGGTCCAAGCGCAGGAGCAGCTCCAGGACCCGCATGGGGTCCTCGGGCAGCGGGAGGTGGGGCGGCGCCACGGTGGCCCTCCGCGAGGAGAAGACCCCGCCCCTGCAGAGGCCGGTCCGGGAGCTGCCCAGGACCATGGCGGAGAAGCGCCGAGACCG agaGCAGCGTCTGGAACAGGACCGGGAGCTGAGCAGCTGGAGGCAGCGGAGGCGGAGCCTGCACCGGTCGCTGAAGAGGCTGAGGGCCGACCTGCAGGAGAGGCTGAGCTCCCTGGTGCTGTGGAGGGGAGACATCCACCTcatagagg gaatGTTCGGCACGGGGATCCTCTCCTACTTCTCCTTCCTGCGCTTCCTGGTTCTGCTCAACTTGGTCATCTTCCTGCTGATGTTCAGCTTCGTCATGCTGCCCATCATCATCGCCCCTCACGCCGGCGGGAACGTGACCTTCAACCAGGCCGACG gcAGTGTATGCAGTGTGTATCCCACCAGCGCACGTCGAGGCCTGGTCATCTTCCACGAGCACATCACAGACCTTCTCTCAGGCGGG GGCTTCTTGGAGCAGACCTATCTGTTCTACGGCTACTACAAGGTGCACGCCATTAGCTTCCCTGGGTTCACCTACAACCTGCCCCTGGCCTACCTCCTGGTGACAGTAGCATACCTCTGTCTCAGCCTCGTGTGGATCGTTCAACG GTCTGCCACCGGCTTCAAGAGGAACCTCATCCAGGACGAGGATCGTTTCCAGAGCTTCTGCAACAAGATCTTCGCCGGCTGGGACTGCTGCATCACCAACGAGGACGCAGCGAGGCTCAAGAGGAGCAGTCTGCTGTACGAGCTCAAG ACggatctggaggaggagagaatcaAGCAGAAGATCGCCGACCGCAGCCGCAAGGAGAGGTGTCGTATCTACACCATCCGGCTGATCCTCAACGTCTTCGTCATCGCCGTCCTGGCGGCCTGCTTCTACAGCATCTACCGGGCCACCATCTTCTCCCAGAAGGCCCAGATGGAAAAG GTGAACTTCATGCGGGACCTCATCTACGAGTACCTGCCCTCTATCGTCATCACCCTGGCTAACTTCATCACCCCGCTGCTCTTCTCCGTCATCATCAACTTCGAGGACTACTCCCCTGCCTTTGAGATCCGCTTCACCTTGATGAG gtgtgtgttcatgcgtctCACCAGCATCGGAGTGTTGCTCTTCTCCCTGTGGTCTCAGATCACGCAGTGTAAGGAGGGGCCTTGTTTGTGCGGCTACAACCACCAGCTCTACTCG tgcTGGGAGACTCGAGTGGGCCAGGAGATGTACAAACTCACCGTGTTCGACTTCATCATCATTGCCGCCGTCACCATCTTCGTGGAGTTCCCCCGCAA gctgatggtgaactactgcggctgcggCCTGATGAGGTGGTGGGGCCAGCAGGAGTTTGCCATCCCCCAGAACGTCCTGGAGATCGTCTACGGCCAGACCATCTGCTGGATCGGCACCTTCTACTGCCCCCTGCTGCCCGCCATCTGCACCATCAAGTACTTCTTCATCTTCTACATCAAGAAG GTGTCCCTGGTGAACAACTGCCGCCCGGCCACCCGTCCGTTCCGGGCATCCAGCTCCAACTTCTTCTTCCTGGTGGTCCTCCTGATTGGCCTGGCTCTGGCCTCTCTGCCCGTCATGGTGGGCGTCGGCCA GATCAACTGCTCCCAGGCCTGCGGGCCCTTCGTGAACTACACCGTGTCCTGGGAGGTTCTGCCCCGCACCGTCTCCCTGCTGCCCAACAAGGCGCTGCGCGACCTCCTCTTCGCCCTCGCCTCGGAGGCCGTCGCCGTCTCCCTCTTCGTCATCACGTG TGTGGGCATGTTCTACGTCATCGCCTTGGCCGGAGCTCACAAGAGGGTCATCAACCAGCTCCGAGAGCAGCTGGTCATG GAGGGGCGGGACAAGCGGTTCCTGATCCAGAAGCTGTGTCAGGCCCAGAGGATGACCCCTGCGCGGCCCCCGGTCCCCCCGGGGGGCCCCCAGCCCCTGGCCCGAGCGGGCCGGGACGGCAGCGCgggcagcaggagcagctgggGCAGCCCCAGCTACCACACCAGCTTCTCCACCAACCACAGCGACGCCATGTTCCTGGCCAACGCCCCCCCACACGGGTCCACGCACGTCTAG
- the tmc7 gene encoding transmembrane channel-like protein 7 isoform X3 yields the protein MFGTGILSYFSFLRFLVLLNLVIFLLMFSFVMLPIIIAPHAGGNVTFNQADGSVCSVYPTSARRGLVIFHEHITDLLSGGGFLEQTYLFYGYYKVHAISFPGFTYNLPLAYLLVTVAYLCLSLVWIVQRSATGFKRNLIQDEDRFQSFCNKIFAGWDCCITNEDAARLKRSSLLYELKTDLEEERIKQKIADRSRKERCRIYTIRLILNVFVIAVLAACFYSIYRATIFSQKAQMEKVNFMRDLIYEYLPSIVITLANFITPLLFSVIINFEDYSPAFEIRFTLMRCVFMRLTSIGVLLFSLWSQITQCKEGPCLCGYNHQLYSCWETRVGQEMYKLTVFDFIIIAAVTIFVEFPRKLMVNYCGCGLMRWWGQQEFAIPQNVLEIVYGQTICWIGTFYCPLLPAICTIKYFFIFYIKKVSLVNNCRPATRPFRASSSNFFFLVVLLIGLALASLPVMVGVGQINCSQACGPFVNYTVSWEVLPRTVSLLPNKALRDLLFALASEAVAVSLFVITCVGMFYVIALAGAHKRVINQLREQLVMEGRDKRFLIQKLCQAQRMTPARPPVPPGGPQPLARAGRDGSAGSRSSWGSPSYHTSFSTNHSDAMFLANAPPHGSTHV from the exons atGTTCGGCACGGGGATCCTCTCCTACTTCTCCTTCCTGCGCTTCCTGGTTCTGCTCAACTTGGTCATCTTCCTGCTGATGTTCAGCTTCGTCATGCTGCCCATCATCATCGCCCCTCACGCCGGCGGGAACGTGACCTTCAACCAGGCCGACG gcAGTGTATGCAGTGTGTATCCCACCAGCGCACGTCGAGGCCTGGTCATCTTCCACGAGCACATCACAGACCTTCTCTCAGGCGGG GGCTTCTTGGAGCAGACCTATCTGTTCTACGGCTACTACAAGGTGCACGCCATTAGCTTCCCTGGGTTCACCTACAACCTGCCCCTGGCCTACCTCCTGGTGACAGTAGCATACCTCTGTCTCAGCCTCGTGTGGATCGTTCAACG GTCTGCCACCGGCTTCAAGAGGAACCTCATCCAGGACGAGGATCGTTTCCAGAGCTTCTGCAACAAGATCTTCGCCGGCTGGGACTGCTGCATCACCAACGAGGACGCAGCGAGGCTCAAGAGGAGCAGTCTGCTGTACGAGCTCAAG ACggatctggaggaggagagaatcaAGCAGAAGATCGCCGACCGCAGCCGCAAGGAGAGGTGTCGTATCTACACCATCCGGCTGATCCTCAACGTCTTCGTCATCGCCGTCCTGGCGGCCTGCTTCTACAGCATCTACCGGGCCACCATCTTCTCCCAGAAGGCCCAGATGGAAAAG GTGAACTTCATGCGGGACCTCATCTACGAGTACCTGCCCTCTATCGTCATCACCCTGGCTAACTTCATCACCCCGCTGCTCTTCTCCGTCATCATCAACTTCGAGGACTACTCCCCTGCCTTTGAGATCCGCTTCACCTTGATGAG gtgtgtgttcatgcgtctCACCAGCATCGGAGTGTTGCTCTTCTCCCTGTGGTCTCAGATCACGCAGTGTAAGGAGGGGCCTTGTTTGTGCGGCTACAACCACCAGCTCTACTCG tgcTGGGAGACTCGAGTGGGCCAGGAGATGTACAAACTCACCGTGTTCGACTTCATCATCATTGCCGCCGTCACCATCTTCGTGGAGTTCCCCCGCAA gctgatggtgaactactgcggctgcggCCTGATGAGGTGGTGGGGCCAGCAGGAGTTTGCCATCCCCCAGAACGTCCTGGAGATCGTCTACGGCCAGACCATCTGCTGGATCGGCACCTTCTACTGCCCCCTGCTGCCCGCCATCTGCACCATCAAGTACTTCTTCATCTTCTACATCAAGAAG GTGTCCCTGGTGAACAACTGCCGCCCGGCCACCCGTCCGTTCCGGGCATCCAGCTCCAACTTCTTCTTCCTGGTGGTCCTCCTGATTGGCCTGGCTCTGGCCTCTCTGCCCGTCATGGTGGGCGTCGGCCA GATCAACTGCTCCCAGGCCTGCGGGCCCTTCGTGAACTACACCGTGTCCTGGGAGGTTCTGCCCCGCACCGTCTCCCTGCTGCCCAACAAGGCGCTGCGCGACCTCCTCTTCGCCCTCGCCTCGGAGGCCGTCGCCGTCTCCCTCTTCGTCATCACGTG TGTGGGCATGTTCTACGTCATCGCCTTGGCCGGAGCTCACAAGAGGGTCATCAACCAGCTCCGAGAGCAGCTGGTCATG GAGGGGCGGGACAAGCGGTTCCTGATCCAGAAGCTGTGTCAGGCCCAGAGGATGACCCCTGCGCGGCCCCCGGTCCCCCCGGGGGGCCCCCAGCCCCTGGCCCGAGCGGGCCGGGACGGCAGCGCgggcagcaggagcagctgggGCAGCCCCAGCTACCACACCAGCTTCTCCACCAACCACAGCGACGCCATGTTCCTGGCCAACGCCCCCCCACACGGGTCCACGCACGTCTAG